The DNA segment TGACGAGCTTCGCCCTCTCCTCATCAATATACAGCCAAGTGGACTATGTGGAGTGGAGGAGAACTCTCGCCGAGTATTACATAGTAAGTAGCGTCGGCTCCTCGCTGCTAATATTCTTATCTCTCGCGTCAGACATCCCCCTGATAGTGGCGGTGTCTATAGCGGTATTCGCATTCCTCTCCGCCCAAAACGTGATAGACATGCCCCTCTCCTTCGCATCGCTTAAAGTCGTGGACAACTTCTCCAACGCAGTGTTCTCGGCTCTCCACGGGAGGGTTGAGAGGCTCAGGCTTGACGAGGTCCTCAGGCTTTCGTCCGCCGCCGGAGTGTTGGCTGCACTGAAGATACCTGTGATACAGGAGGCAGCATACTATCTAGGCGAGGCAACTCCCCTGGTATATAGCATAGGCTACGCGCTGGGTGTTACAATGGCCTCGACGACTGCGTCAACGCTCCCTGCGTCCGCAGCGGCTTTGGTGTCGACGGCCCTAGCGTTATACGTGGGCGACAGCCTTCCTTGGCTAGCCCTCTTCCTAGTAGGGCTAGGCTACGGCTGGGCTGTGTTCACCCTTGTTATGTACGTTCTAGACAGGGAGCCGAAGAAGGTGAGGATAGCCACGGTGTCAGTGTTAGCGTGGAGCGTCGCAGCCTCCCTGGCTGTATTCGCATTGACCTCCGCCGCAGGAACCAGCCCCTACATACCAGCCCTCGCCATACTTATCCTCGGCCTACTCCTCTCAGCCGCGGCTAGGGTTAAACAAGCCAGGGTTAGATGGGAGTAGCCCAGGGTTGAGACGTTTAAATGGGGTAGGCTGTAGCGCTATTCGGGACTATTGAAGCAGGCTCCAAGCCCTCCCGGGGGCCTGGTCAAGATGGGGGCCCAGCGCCATTAGCCTTCACAGCCCCCATGACCCCGCACCCCAGTGAAAAGAGGTGGTGTGGGCGAGGAGGGAACCGATGGAAAAACGCACCACGATGAGACAGAAAGATACGGAGTGGCACGGTTAGAGGAAGCAGTGGGAAGCCCCTACCGTTTAATATAATACAAGATGAAGCGGTAGGGGGAGGGCTACTGTAACGCTATTATCTCTCCGAGCCTCTCCTCCCCAGGGTTGTAAACGGGTTTCCTCTGGAGCAGACTCTTGTACACTATCTCAGCCACCGTGTGGTACCTCTCTTCACCTAGGACCGCGGCCATGTTTTCCAGTATAACCGTGGAGGAGGCGTGCCCCAGGTCCTCGAGTATGTATTTCGCGTTGAACTCTGCCTGGCTGGGGCTCATGGAGGCCAGCCTCTTTATAGTCTCTTCAGCCGTAGCCACAGCCCTGGAGGCCAGCTCCTTATCGTAGGCCTCGCTGGCCAGCGCTCTGAGGTCCTCGAGCAGAGGCTTGTACGCACCCTTCTTCCAGATGGCCTCCAGCATGTCTAGGGCCTGGATGTTGCTTGTCCCCTCCCATATCGGGGTTATTAGGGCCTCTCTGTGCCACCTCTCTACAGCGTACTCCCTGAGGAAGCCTATGCCGCCGAACAGCTCCATCGCCAGCATCGTAACCCTGGCTGCGGCCTGCGCTGTCATGTTCTTCGCGATGTGGGTCATCAGCCTCGCGTAGTGGTAGGTGGCACTGTATGGAGGCCTGTCTCCCGTAGACCTCTCAAACAGGTCTACAGTCTTGTGTGTGAGGGCTAGAGACTCCTCTATTAGGACCTCCATCTCCAGGAGATCCCTCCTAACAAGGGGGTGCTCTATTATCCTCTTCCCGAAAGCCCTCCTGTGGTTAGCATAGTTGTAGGCCTCCAGGTAGGCCTTCCTGGCTACGCCCACGGCCCCGGCCGAATTTGCTATGCGAGATATCATGAGGTCCTCCAGGGTGTAGTATATCCCCTTCTCAGCCTCCCCCAGCAGATAAGCCTCCGAGTCCTGAAGCTCAACTTCCCCTGTGGGCACAGCGATGGTGCCGCTCTTATCCTTAAGCCTTCTCACGCTAAAGTTGAGCCCCCCGCCCCTCCTAAGCCGTGGTACTGCGAAGAGGGAGAGCCCTTTAGCACCGGCTGGAGCCCCCTCGGTCCTCGCGGTCACGAGTGCGATATCGGCGAGCCCAGCGCCGCTGGCGAAGTACTTGTAGCCCGTGAGCAGCCAGACGCCGTCGCCCCCGCGCCTAGCAATGGTGGCGTTAGCACCGAGATCGCTACCCCCCTGTATCTCGGTGAACCATGTGGCACCCAGCATGGGAGGCCTCTCAAGCCCCGCAAGCCTCCTGTAGTAGCCCCTCACGCTGTCCCCCCCGTACTTCCAGAGGGCATAGGCCGTCTGCATTGTGATTGTGAGTATGCAAGCGACACCAGGGTCCCCCACAAGGTTTATACTGGCGAAATGCTCGTGCCAGCTACCACCAATGTAGGGGGGCTTGTTGACCCCGAACTCATATAGTAGCCTATCGACGGCCTGCCGCAGGGAAGGGTCGAGGAGCACGGTGTCGCTCCTCTCCCCCCTCACAGACCACATGACATGGACAGGCCAGCTCATCCTGTCTACCCTGTAAGCAAGCTCATAAAGCTCCCTGCCCACAAACTCGCCAAGACCAGCAAGCTCCGGCTCTCTAGACATGAAGTATTTTAGTGTGTCCCTCAAAGGCTTATCAACAAGGTAGTGGTTCAAACCGTACGCCATAGAAACCTCTCCAAACGCAGAGTCGAGAGGCAAACTACCCGTCACCAGATAAAAAGGTATTCTGGGGAGATAGATAACGGTGAGGAGCAGGCGAGTCCCCTAGGCCCTGGTGGAGGCCTCCTGCTTACCGTATCTCCCTGTACACCTCTATCTGGAACTCTTTGAAGCCCAGCTGGCTGTAGAACCTTTTTGCCACGTAGTTTGTCATTGGGTATAGAGCCGACATTATCCCCGCCCCCCTCCTTCTAGCCTCCTCCGCCGCCCGCTCCGCGAGGAGCCGTCCTACGGCTCTCCTCCTGTACCGGGGCTTCACGTAGATGTCTGTGATCACCGCTTTAAACCGCGGCTTGTAGAATCTCCTGTCAACAAGCTCCACCCTGATGAAGCCCACAATATTCTCTCCATGTTGAGCTACTATTATGAAGCTGTTATCGTCTGCAAGCGTCTCCCTGAAGTATTTCTCGGCCTCCGTCCTCAGATCGTCTATAGTCTTGAAGAGGGGGCTCAGCTCCTCGTTGAATATCTTCTGCCTGACAATCATGTCCACCACATCAGCTTCGTCACTCTCCACCGCGTGCCTCAGAACAACATCCCTACCGACCTCCAAACCCCTTCACACCTCCCTTATCATGGTGTGCATAAAGCTTCTGAACCCCAGCCTCTCGTAAAACCTGTGGGCTATGGCGTTCTGGGCGGGAAACTCCCCGGCTACAGCACGGGCGCCCAGCTTTCTGGCCTCCTCGGAGAACCTCTCTATAAGGAGCGTGCCTAGCCCGATCCTCCTGGCCTGGGGCTTCACGTAGATCTCCTTAACAACTGCTACCCTACCGTTTGCTAGAAGCGGCATCTCCCTTATATAGCCCCTTATGAATCCCACCACTTCCTCCCCCGCCTCTGCAACCAATACTATATCACCGTTACCTCCCGACACAATCTTCTCCGCCTCCTCCGCCGCAGCCTCCCTGGCGTCGTCCCTAAGGGTCCAGAGAGGGTCGAACTCCTCGTTTAACATGTAAAAACGGTATATAAGCTCGGCCAGCACCCCCTTGTCGCCCGGTCTAGGCGGTCTGACGTGGACGCCCCTCTCATACACACCTCCACACCCCCGCCACAACAAGTTATACGAGCCTCTCTATTAGGCCGGCCGAGAGCAGGGCTTCATACTTCCTCCTGGAAGACTCCACTATAGCCCTCGCGTTCTCAAGCTCCTGCCGGTAGGTTCGGGGTTTTCTGGCGACCTTCTCCCTGCTAGCGGCCCATGCGACGGCGGCCGCCACCCTATAGTGCACCTGCCAGTCTGTAATGGGGGGTAGTATCCTCTCCTCGTCTAGGCCCAGCTCCTCCTCCGTATACCTGGCTATCTCCTCCGCAGCGGCTATCGCCATGCCATCCGTTATAGCCCGGGACCGCGCGTCAAGAGCGCCCCTGAAAACTCCTGGGAATACCAGGGCGTTGTTGACCTGGTTTGGCAGGTCGCTCCTCCCCGTCGCTACAACCCTCGCGCCAGCCTCCCGGGCTTCCCACGGCCATATCTCCGGGGTTGGGTTTGCAAGGGCAAACACTATGGGATCTCTCGACATCCCCCTTATCCACTCCTTCTTAACAACCCCTGGCCCCGGTCTGGATGCAGCGACGAGGGCGTCGGCCCCCTTGAGCGCCTCCTCAACACCGCTCCCCGGCCTCAGCCCCCCTCCCTCGGTCTCGAGGGCTATCTCGTACTTGTATCTGTTTGAGAAGAGCAGCCTGTCCATATCCTCCCTCTCCGGGTGTAGAACCCCCCTGCTGTCCACAACCACGATGTTCCTAGGATTGACTCCATAGGCTTTGAGGAAACGGTAGAGGGCTATGTTGGCGGCCCCCGCCCCCAGCAGCACTATCCTAGACTCCCTGAGGTTCTTGCCCACAATCTTAAACGCGTTTATGAGCCCCGCCAGGCTCGCAGCAGCAGTACCCTGCTGGTCGTCGTGCCATACAGGGATCTCCAGCTCCATCCTAAGGAAGTCTAGGAGGTAGAAGCACTTGGGACTCTCTATGTCCTCAAGGTTGACGCCGCCGAAGCTGGGCTCCAGATCCTTTACAAGACTCGCGAAAGCACCAGGCTCCCGGCGCCTATGGACTATCGGCACCGCGTCAACACCGCCGAACAGCTTGAATATCAGCGCCTTACCCTCCATCACTGGGTATGCTGCCTCAGGCTTCAGACTGCCCAGCCCCAGGACCCTCGTGGCGTCAGTCACTATAGCAACCATGTTCCACCTGCTCGTCAGCTCGAAGCTCTCGTCCGGATCCTTATTTATCCTGATGCTGGCCTCCGCCACCCCCGGAGTATACCATATGGCGAAGTCCCCCACGCTCGACACCGGGACTTTAGGCATAACCTCAATCTTGCCAGCGTACCTCCTATATACCTCTATAATCCTATCGCTATCTATGCTGCCGGAGCCGTCGTCGCCCGCCATAACCAGGGATACCCTATGGGAGAATGTAGATTGTAGAGTATAAAAGAGGGGTGATTACTGTTGGGCCTCCTGCTCTAGGATGTTTGCGAACCTCTCCCTCAGACTCCTCTTGTTTATCTTGCCCACGCTAGTCTTCGGCAGGTCGTCAACTAGAACAACCTTGTCTGGAAGCCACCACTTGGGTATCTCGCCTTTCTCCACGAAATTCCTGGCGAGCCACTCTCTAACCTCCTCTGTCGTCAGCTTCTCCTGCCACCCCGGCTTCGGCACTATTATTGCTACCGGCCTCTCGCCCCACTTCGGATGCCTGGCGCCTATCACCGCCACCTGCGCCACCCCGGGGTGCTGGCTTATGAGGCTCTCGAGCCTGACGCTGCTTATCCACTCGCCCCCGCTCTTTATAATATCCTTATCCCTGTCCACTATCTGGATGTAGCCCTCGGGCGTCCAGACGGCTATGTCTCCCGTGTGGAACCAGCCGCCCCTCCAAGCCTTCTCCGTCTTCTCCGGGTCCTTGTAGTACTCGGGCGTGACCCAGGGGGTCCTCACGACTATCTCCCCCATGGTCTTTCCGTCCTTCGGCACAGGCTCGAGGGTTTCAGGGTCGGCCACCATCAGCTCAACGAGGGGGACAGGCCAGCCTGTGGTGAGGGATAGCTCATCGGCCCTATCAATGTACTTCTTAGGCACGCCCGCCAGCGTTAGTATGGGCGCCGTCTCCGTCATCCCGTAGCCCACCATAACCTCTATACCCCTCTTCCTGGCAGCGTCGGCCAGCCCCCTAGGTAGGGCTTGGCCTCCGTTGACGAAGAGGAGGCCTGAGAGATCGTACTTCTCGCTCTCTGGGTGTGAGAGGAGCATGTAGAGTATAGTGGGCACGCCAGCCGTGATAGTCACCTTCTCGCTCACTATCAGGTCGAGGAGGACCTTGGGGTCGAGCCTGCCTGGGAACACCTGCTTCATACCGTTCAGCGTCGCCATGTAGGGTAGGCCCCAGGCGAGCACGTGGAACATGGGCACTATGTGGAGCAGTGTATCATCGCCTGTAACTCTCCTCCTACCCCGTGTTGCTAGGGCGAGAGCCCCGCTAAGGGCGTGGACCACTATCATCCTGTGGCTGTGGTAAACACCCTTCGGCAGCCCTGTCGTGCCGCTGGTGTAGCCCATGGCAGCTGGCCTGTTCTCGTCGAGCTCAGGCCAGTCGTAGCTGCCGCTGTACTCCTTTATGAGGTCTTCGTAGTTGTGCAGCCTCCTGCCCGCTATACTGTCGGGGTGGGACTCGGCGTCGACTATAATAACGTGCTCGACGCTCGGCGCGTGGGGGAGTATGGCCTCAGCTAGCTTGAGGAAGTCGCTGTGGACAATGAGAACCCTGTCCTCAGCGTGGTTTATAATATAGGCTATCTCGTTGGGCGCTAGCCTCACGTTTAGCGGGTGCAAGACGGCCCCCATCATAGGGGCTGCGAAATAGGTCTCGTAGTGCCAGTGGGTGTTCCAGTCCATAGTGGCTACCCTGTCTAGCCCCGACACGCCGAGGGCTCTGAGAGCGTTGGCGAGGCTCTCAATCCTCTTTGCCGCGTTCCCGAAGGTATATCTCTCCACCCCTCTCGCCGTACGGTATACTATCTCCATGTCGCTCCACATGTACAGGGCGTACTGGTATATCTTGTGGAGGGTCAGACTGTATCCAGGCCTCCAGGGGGTCTTCTCAGGCAGGGCCAAGGACTCTTACACCAGACTATAAACTATCCTGGGCTCTAATGGTTTTTAATGTGGGAAAATAGTGTGGTATTAACTCTATGGCCGAGTATTCAACATCCCATCCTCTCCAGCGCGCCAGCTAAAGCCTCGTAAGCGTCCTCCAGAGTCTCAAATACAGCTTTAACCCTAAGTATGGGGAACTGGGGGAGACTGTCGTCCAGCTGATATGATAGGGGGCGGCCCAGCATAGTCATGAGCCCTAGGAGGGCCCTCATACCCTCGAGAGACTCCCCCACTGTAGAGGGGTCGACGGGGAGGGGTATCGAGGCCTCCACTATCGGCCCCACGCCCGGCTCGTCCTTCACCTCGACAACGCCCCCGGCGAGGTGTATCCTAGTCACATCACCCTCCGCCTCGAACTGGCAGCCCATCTCGCTCAGCCGCCTCTGGAAAGCCCCCGGCACCCCCCTTCCCGCATGGCCCGGTATACCCTCCTCGCCGAACCCCTCATGCAAAACCCACTTCACCCCCCTTCAACTATACTCCCTATCTCGCCCTTGAGGGCCCTCCATATGTTAGCCGGGTCTCTGCAGTCGAAAAACGCTATCCTCAAACCACTCCTCCTAGCCACTCCGAGGGCCACCTTGTCCCATAGAGTGTAGGAGCCAGCCTCCTGGGATGAGACGCGCTCTATAATAGACTCGAGCTGGCTGTAAGTCAGCCTCCTAAGCAGCCTAGCCCCCGGGCGGGAGGGCTCGTCACTGTATACACCCTCCACCCCGTTTAGACAGTTCAGCAGCATACTGGCGCCCAGCGCCTCCGCTACTACAGCGGCCACGGCGTTGGTGCTCTGGCCCGGCTGGAATCCCCCTGAAACAGGTATGAGACCCGACATGTGGGCCTCTATCACCTCCCTTAGGGATGCGAGGGGGTATGGGAAGGAGCGGGGGTAGAGGAGCTTGGATATAAGGGAGGCGTTTAGCCTTGAAGACTCTATTCCCATCTCGTCGAGAAGCGCCTCGCCAACGCCAGCACGCCTCAACACGTCTATATAGCTCCTAGCCAAGCCTCCTCCCCCCACGACAACAGCTACACTATACCCAGCCTCCCCTAGACCCCAGAGGACGTTTCTGAGGCGGGTGAGATACTCGAGCCTGGGCGGGTGCACCAAGCCCCCGCTAACCTTGACGACGACAGCCTCCACCCCAGAGCACCCAAGGCGAGACTGTGGCGTGCCGGGGTGAATAACGGTAAACGCCCCCGGGTCCGCGGGAGGTCAGCTGTCCTGGCCTTCCCCACCGTGCACGCCGTCGGTGCTTTTAACCCTCATCACACCCGGCGAGGCGGGAGGTCTCACCCAGGTATTACAGACTGGCACCCGGGAATTACGGTTGGGTGTTAATAGTTATATCGGTGAGGCCCAGTTGGCGCTGGAGGACCTTGTCGCGGTGTACAGCCAGGCTAAGGAGCTGCTGTGGCAGGGGGGTTTCGATGTCAGCTACTACCTGGTCGTTTTCGGGATAGCGCTGCTCTCGGTCGTGGGCGCGTTCACCCTAGGCCTGGTGGGCTACAGGCTTCTGAACGCCGCGGTTAACACCGACACAGCAGGCCTTCTAAAGATAACGTTCCTACTGGCGGCAGTTCTCCTAGTGGTGGGAGTGCTTCTGCCTTGAGGAAGCCTGCGGGCCTTAGGCCGGGCTTATCTACTGTGTTTTTACCTCCATCTTCCTCTTGATCATCTTGAGCCTGACGAAATCCTCCCTCATCCGGTCCTCTAGAACTAGCTTTATAAACTTGATAGCGTTCTGGTAGCTAGGTAGTATGACGTAGTCTAGAGCGTTTATCAGCCGCTGCGTATCCTTCAACTCCCGTATTAGACGCTGGAGCGTCTCCTCGTACTCCGCAAGCTTTAGAAGCTTGTCGAGTATGTTGCCCATGTCTAGGATAGACTGTACCAGCTTGGGGTCGGAGCCCGCGGGCAGGGGTAAGGGGGGCACCGTCTCCTCCTTCAGGCTGAAGACTGGGGTCTTCACCGCGAACAGCGTCCTAGTCGAGACAGCCACCTCGAGGCTGCCCTCCGCGGGGGCTGTGAATGCCCTAGCCCTCTCTATCCCCTCCGCGGCGACGCCTAGATAATAATTCTGGTATATCTTCTCAAGCTCGCTGTAAACCTCCCTCTGATACCGCACATACTCTGCCGCCATGCTGGTTATATAGTGGAGGATTACCTCCCTCTTCTCCTCCATAACCCTCCTGATACGCCTCAGCATAGCAAGCTCCCGCCGGAGCCTGATGAGGTTTATCTTCGTCGGCAGCACCTTCCTCGGGTCCACGGCCAACGCACAACACACCCCCATGCTGGGCTGGAGATTAGCCTAGGGCGGGGTCAGGCCTCCCCTACCCGGCCTTGTATTTGGGGTGGTACTTCTTTATGGTCTCCTCCTTTATGTTGACTAGCTCCTCCTCAGGAAGCACCGAGAGTATCTCCCAGGCTATGTCAAGAGTCTCTTCTATACTCCTGTTCTCCCTCTCACCCTGTTTCAGGAACCTCTGTTCAAAGAGGTCTGCGAACTTGAGGTAGCGCCTGTCACGCTCGCTGAGGCTCTCCTCACCGACAACCGCCGCCAGGCTCCTGAGCTCCACGCCTCTGCTGTAGGAGGCGTAGAGCTGGTTGCTTACCTGGGCGTGGTCTTCCCTGGTCTTTCCGGGACCTATACCCTCCTTCATGAGCCTGGAGAGACTCATGAGCACGTTTATAGGCGGGTAGATGCCCCTGTTGTGGAGCTCCCTGCTCAGCACTATCTGGCCCTCGGTTATATAGCCTGTGAGGTCTGGTATGGGGTGGGTTATGTCGTCGTTGGGCATAGTCAGTATGGGCATCTGGGTTATGCTCCCCTTTTTGCCCTTGACCCTGCCCGCCCTCTCGTATATGCTCGCCAGGTCGCTGTAGAGGTAGCCCGGATAACCCTGCCTCCCGGGGACCTCTTCCCTCGCCGCGCTTATCTCTCTCAGAGCCTCCGCGTAGTTGGTCATATCGGTTATTATGACTAGCACATGCATATCCCTCTCGTAGGCGAGGTACTCGGCCAGCGTCAGGGCGGCCCTTGGGGTTATCAGCCTGATCATAGCGGGCTCGTCAGCCAGGTTGACGAACATCGCCACCCTGCCCAGCGCACCCGTCTCTTCGAAGAACTTTTTGAAGAACAGGAAGTCATCGTACTTGATGCCAATGGCCGAGAAAACTACGGCGAACTCCTCCTCCTCACCCCTCACAGTAGCCTGCCTGGCAATCTGGGCCGCCAGCCTGTTGTGGGGGAGGCCGGCGCCACTGAATATCGGCAGCTTCTGCCCCCTAACCAGCGTGTTCATACCGTCTATAGCGCTTACACCCGTCTGGATGAAGTCCTCCGGGTAAGCCCTCTCAGCAGGGTTTAGGGGAGCGCCGTTGACGTCTCTCCTCTCCTCGGCATCTATCTTCGGGCCACCGTCTATAGGCTCGCCCAGCCCGTTCATAATCCTGCCCAGCATATCCTCCGTGACAGGTATCTCGAGGGGCCTACCCATGAACCTGACCACAGTGCCCGTCGGGCTTATACCCGTAGTCCCCTCGAAAACCTGGACCACGGCGTAGCCCATACCAACCTCTAGAACCCTCCCCCTCCTCCTCTCTCCAGACGCCGTCTCAACCTCTACTATCTCGTCGTAGGCTACCCTAGACACGCCCTCAACAACCAGGAGGGGACCCTTAATCTCGGATATATTCCTATACTCCCTCACACCGAGAGCCACCGGAACCCACCCCACACGAAGGCCTAGGGAGACACCTGGAAAAGGGCTAGGTGGAGCCGAGCTGCTCCAGCGTCTTCAGCGCCCTATCCCTTATCTCGTCTATCTTCTCCAGCTGGTCGTTCGGTATCGTGAACTTCGCCTTAACAATGTCTATGTAGAGCCTGCCAAGGGCCTGGAGTATCTGCTGCGTCGTGACGCCCCTCTCAATCAGCTCCAGGCTCTTCCTGTGTATATCCATTATCATCTTAAGCAGCCTGAACTGCTTCTGCGGCGTGGAGAAAGCGTCTATGGGGTCGAAGGCGTTCTGCTTTAGGAAACCGTCTTTAATAAGCCTAGCCGTCTCAAGAACCATCTTATCCTTCTCGTCCAGCCCCTCTGTACCCACCAGCCTGACTATCTCCTGGAGCTCGCTCTCCCTCAGGAGTATATCCATAGCCTCGTCCCTATACTCCCTCCACCTCTTATCAACATTCTCGTGCCACCACTGGGTGACGAGGTCGACGTAGGCGCTGTAGCTCATGAGCCAGTTGATTGCCGGGTAGTGCCTGCTGTATGCCAGCTTCGTGTCAAGAGCCCAGAACACCCTTATGAACCTCGTTGTGTGGCTCGTCACTGGCTCGCTGAAGTCCCCGCCCGGCGGACTAACAGCGCCAACCACCGTCACGCTACCGTTCCTCTCGGGGGAGCCTAGAGCCTTGACCCTGCCCGCCCTCTCGTAGAACTCCGCCAGCCTCGAGGCGAGATAGCTCGGGTAGCCCTCCTCCGCTGGCATCTCCTCGAGACGGCCTGCTATCTCCCTCAGCGCCTCCGCCCACCTGCTTGTAGAGTCTGCTACAAGCAGGACGTCATAGCCCATGTCCCTATAGTACTCTGCTATCGTTATGCCCACGTAGATGCTGGCCTCCCTAGCGGCCACGGGCATGTTGCTCGTGTTTGCTATGAGCACCGTCCTATCCATGAGGGGCTTCCCGGTCCACGGGTCCTTATACTTGGGGAACCTCTCTAGGACCTCGGTCATCTCGTTGCCCCGCTCCCCACAGCCTATATATATGACAACCCTCGCCTCGCTCCACTGGGCAAGCGAGTGGAGGGTCACCGTCTTCCCCGTGCCGAACCCTCCGGGAACAGCGCCAGTACCGCCCTTCGCCATGGGGAAGAAGGTGTCTATAATCCTAACACCCGTTATCAGAGGGAGCTGGGGCTCTAGCTTCTCCTTGAAGGGCCTGGGTATACGGACGGGCCACCTTTGGTGCATCCTAATCTCAACATCTCTACCGTCCCTCTCGACCACCGCTATCGTGTCCTCAACACTATAGTCGCCCTCGCCCGCGAGCCACTTGAGCCTCCCTCTGATGCCTGGGGGCACCATGACTACGTGCTCTATCAGGCTAGTCTCCGGCACCCTACCAAGGGCGTCGCCCCCCTCGACCTTATCACCCTCCTTCAGCGGCTCCGGCTTGAAGTGGAACTTCTTATCCCTCGGGAGGGGAGGCGCCTGTACTCCCCTCTCGACGAACATCCTCCTCCTAGGATCTACCTCGGCCACCCTCTCGGCGATTATGGGTAGGGGCCTCTGGACACCGTCGTATATAGTGCCAAGGAGTCCCGGGCCGAGTTCCACGCTCAGGGGGGCGCCGGTGCCGACGACAGGCTCCCCAGGCCTTAGGCCGCTGGTGGACTCGTAGACCTGTATGAAAGCCCTATCCCCCCTAATCCTCGTTATCTCACCTATAAGCCTGTCCTCGCCAACATAGACCATCTCATACATCTGAGCGCCGCTCATACCCTCCGCCACGACTAGGGGGCCGGATATCCTGACTATACTCCCCTTAACAGCCAATACCCACACACCCCCAAGCTAGAAGCGTCAGGCCGGCTTTAAGTTTCGAATAGAGCCCTCTTCACTGACCTCCTTAGCCTAGGCTCCTCTGCAGCGATAATATTATTAACAGTATAGTCCAGCCTCGCGCCGTCCTCAAGCTCGACTATGACGCCTCCGTATATACCCTCGAGCGTCTCAACCACAGCTCCCCCCAGCCCCAGCCTCCCCAGGATTTCTTCCACAAGCTCCTTATCCTCCGGAGCACATAGCACCTTAGCTATAGAGCCTCCAGACTCCTTTCCAGCGCTCTCCAACACCCTCTCAACATACCGCCTGTAACTCTCCATACCAGCCTTCCTCCTCCTGAACTCGGCCAAAGCCTCTTGCATGAGCCTCGACACCAGCTCGTCCTTAACCCTCTCAGCCTCGGTTCTAACCTCAAGGTCGGCCTTAGACTTGAGCCCGTGTAGCCTCTCACGAGCCTCCTCAACCCTCGCCTCTAGCCTCTTCCTCGCGGCCGAAAGGGCAGACTTGTAAGCCTCCTCAACAAGCTTCAAACCCGCCTCACGAGCCTCCTCTACCCTAGCCAAGGCATCCTCAAACGGCTTCTCGAGAACAGTCTCAGCAAACCTCCTAGGATCACCCTGAATCCTGGCCAACCAGCGTGCACCCCCTATCCGAAGCCGAGGGCACGGGCTATTAGCTTCTTAACGTCTATGGGCTCCGCCTTCTCCCCCATAGACGGTATTACAAGTAGGGTTGCGCCGAGCCTGTCAGCCTCCCTCCGCAACAGCTCCTCATCCTCCACGAGGTGCTTAAGGACCAGGACGATCCTAGCCCCACCCTCAGCCACGCCCTTACGAAGAGCCCTGAGGACCTCATCCCCCCCGGCAACCTCCACCACACTAGCGCCCACACCCATAAACAGCGGGGCAGTCTCCCTATCGACTATAGCGAGAAGCTTACCACCCGCCTCAGCCACCGTCCAACACCCAAACCCTCTCCAGCACCAGCGCTGAAACCCATGGGACTTCTTTACC comes from the Aeropyrum camini SY1 = JCM 12091 genome and includes:
- a CDS encoding GNAT family N-acetyltransferase, translating into MEVGRDVVLRHAVESDEADVVDMIVRQKIFNEELSPLFKTIDDLRTEAEKYFRETLADDNSFIIVAQHGENIVGFIRVELVDRRFYKPRFKAVITDIYVKPRYRRRAVGRLLAERAAEEARRRGAGIMSALYPMTNYVAKRFYSQLGFKEFQIEVYREIR
- the pyrH gene encoding UMP kinase; this encodes MEAVVVKVSGGLVHPPRLEYLTRLRNVLWGLGEAGYSVAVVVGGGGLARSYIDVLRRAGVGEALLDEMGIESSRLNASLISKLLYPRSFPYPLASLREVIEAHMSGLIPVSGGFQPGQSTNAVAAVVAEALGASMLLNCLNGVEGVYSDEPSRPGARLLRRLTYSQLESIIERVSSQEAGSYTLWDKVALGVARRSGLRIAFFDCRDPANIWRALKGEIGSIVEGG
- a CDS encoding NAD(P)-dependent malic enzyme, whose protein sequence is MAGDDGSGSIDSDRIIEVYRRYAGKIEVMPKVPVSSVGDFAIWYTPGVAEASIRINKDPDESFELTSRWNMVAIVTDATRVLGLGSLKPEAAYPVMEGKALIFKLFGGVDAVPIVHRRREPGAFASLVKDLEPSFGGVNLEDIESPKCFYLLDFLRMELEIPVWHDDQQGTAAASLAGLINAFKIVGKNLRESRIVLLGAGAANIALYRFLKAYGVNPRNIVVVDSRGVLHPEREDMDRLLFSNRYKYEIALETEGGGLRPGSGVEEALKGADALVAASRPGPGVVKKEWIRGMSRDPIVFALANPTPEIWPWEAREAGARVVATGRSDLPNQVNNALVFPGVFRGALDARSRAITDGMAIAAAEEIARYTEEELGLDEERILPPITDWQVHYRVAAAVAWAASREKVARKPRTYRQELENARAIVESSRRKYEALLSAGLIERLV
- a CDS encoding long-chain fatty acid--CoA ligase; amino-acid sequence: MALPEKTPWRPGYSLTLHKIYQYALYMWSDMEIVYRTARGVERYTFGNAAKRIESLANALRALGVSGLDRVATMDWNTHWHYETYFAAPMMGAVLHPLNVRLAPNEIAYIINHAEDRVLIVHSDFLKLAEAILPHAPSVEHVIIVDAESHPDSIAGRRLHNYEDLIKEYSGSYDWPELDENRPAAMGYTSGTTGLPKGVYHSHRMIVVHALSGALALATRGRRRVTGDDTLLHIVPMFHVLAWGLPYMATLNGMKQVFPGRLDPKVLLDLIVSEKVTITAGVPTILYMLLSHPESEKYDLSGLLFVNGGQALPRGLADAARKRGIEVMVGYGMTETAPILTLAGVPKKYIDRADELSLTTGWPVPLVELMVADPETLEPVPKDGKTMGEIVVRTPWVTPEYYKDPEKTEKAWRGGWFHTGDIAVWTPEGYIQIVDRDKDIIKSGGEWISSVRLESLISQHPGVAQVAVIGARHPKWGERPVAIIVPKPGWQEKLTTEEVREWLARNFVEKGEIPKWWLPDKVVLVDDLPKTSVGKINKRSLRERFANILEQEAQQ
- a CDS encoding GNAT family N-acetyltransferase, translating into MYERGVHVRPPRPGDKGVLAELIYRFYMLNEEFDPLWTLRDDAREAAAEEAEKIVSGGNGDIVLVAEAGEEVVGFIRGYIREMPLLANGRVAVVKEIYVKPQARRIGLGTLLIERFSEEARKLGARAVAGEFPAQNAIAHRFYERLGFRSFMHTMIREV
- a CDS encoding DNA alkylation response protein, which gives rise to MAYGLNHYLVDKPLRDTLKYFMSREPELAGLGEFVGRELYELAYRVDRMSWPVHVMWSVRGERSDTVLLDPSLRQAVDRLLYEFGVNKPPYIGGSWHEHFASINLVGDPGVACILTITMQTAYALWKYGGDSVRGYYRRLAGLERPPMLGATWFTEIQGGSDLGANATIARRGGDGVWLLTGYKYFASGAGLADIALVTARTEGAPAGAKGLSLFAVPRLRRGGGLNFSVRRLKDKSGTIAVPTGEVELQDSEAYLLGEAEKGIYYTLEDLMISRIANSAGAVGVARKAYLEAYNYANHRRAFGKRIIEHPLVRRDLLEMEVLIEESLALTHKTVDLFERSTGDRPPYSATYHYARLMTHIAKNMTAQAAARVTMLAMELFGGIGFLREYAVERWHREALITPIWEGTSNIQALDMLEAIWKKGAYKPLLEDLRALASEAYDKELASRAVATAEETIKRLASMSPSQAEFNAKYILEDLGHASSTVILENMAAVLGEERYHTVAEIVYKSLLQRKPVYNPGEERLGEIIALQ